A single window of Acanthopagrus latus isolate v.2019 chromosome 1, fAcaLat1.1, whole genome shotgun sequence DNA harbors:
- the LOC119027834 gene encoding sterile alpha motif domain-containing protein 9-like isoform X3, whose translation MVEHEPALPSLIQDWDKEHVKDWLIFKLRVPHKIAQKLYDQELSGACLLCYEKQDLLELGVPLAPAIQIIRHVEKFRRHTETSEPNVRISRSYYEPKEGEGWKSTEMQFVSGNVDESLETETVSSDSGIQSQSSTLQILQEVRTKIWSVIDQKTSSGSHFHTEITDNATFLQLKRPMCQIRPFDRSNPSVFYIENDILPPAAGPSNLLEPVHEYQLLPSANEASEKEILYEFTKEVCCFAASCMNSRTNGTIHFGVRNQPGQGHGEVVGHKITSFSRYGEAFESCLGEYFEEKHINAARMCIRPPSYIQVHHQDGTTSDKWVIEVDVIPSYLEMQENIIYTLLSIRSAEEKQQSKTECLFVREGARSINILADTNPRVVQEKIKSLNDKVKLWASARKRAEEKDEKYPSLGNQGQRLKQLITRGKDAFENSLQVIVVTDKCHSSQLEHLDFLREMKLFAVLDFDPESDVNGTCSFYKTVHIANLHYPCMYTTQDSITAVMQKLNLFKQTSWVFCNGRVNEDSETDKPLGPSEWLKKRSGEINNMISLLCNPDLLSKDRLLVIFLLHSEVTDISSPILETFCAIYRTLEGVDNMVCICKDCTVFGKWRQLIECRCKEDITSKCIYELNLNEISSTIKKLKEPQTQSSRRFLPSTGSSSILLETKDEELMTVLDILCENECENTEIETKDSFQEFKKKTEAGFYRGGQVSWWNFYLSEMKGSLPFIKRDKYNELYDLITPTESYNTPCVIINLFHHPGCGGTTLAMHVLWNLRSKFRCAVVKNNMATNSEIATQVKSLLTYGKQEQSAFIPVLLLVDNWDDVEDLKQCILNAASDRKRHLMAIILNCERTSFPDESTRNSCIANVSITNKLSKREQSLFSEKFEQLKNNHEKPETFYAFMIMTKNFSEDYISNIVSNIVKDLDATSQKGRLFSFLALLNTYVNGSYMSLSLCEELVGIRNALRKQETLADEMNPYSTLMITFTVEEHGTYQTVRFLHQMIASKCLEVLTQKHNLSRAEITANILHCDRLYKSCMGKDFLVQNILSMLITRHRKQQGDDKDTLFSPLIEAIHEEEGPDKIKEVLEMATLRFDKSATLPQALARYYCLKEKEFDSALKWALDAREKMSNSYIADTVGQVYKSHLKKEIEDSEDITPETLEKCIQLASRAVTAFRDSQELARKDDPLDVFDIHHKKRQKSYNTSGYVGETEVMMSLIDVITKLPVFRDRHKRDKMLQFLKGGPVSSLNDSSNSFINQFVAVMADNERFLVSLKPRLKKIFNFFENYFTYLKPRSQERETVDERNKRKISEYFKKYIEIFRISEEEKASEKASNPKLSLHQELMDQKCYLEMKRADSFAGLLQCLYDKAPGEMEHILQKWQFISDNSPRRCVSDTVSFILANIVLHSLKPSCKLLKKYEELVRLLNEALQEEGTHSNLTELYYLSMLLLWPAQDQRLERSATYKNISMYVTSAKKSFHRRFSHMFPARAPVAHFLLGQSSGLSRVVSKMKLDQILINVSGQQASFSGQSQPQNLHHLWQSGAAWNEPEIQKKLLRIKGKSQNGEIYVYYHGNLKIPVRPVYLGDIRSGYSREDVSFYLGFTMEGPVAYNIKYENE comes from the exons ATG GTGGAACATGAACCTGCACTCCCATCACTGATCCAGGACTGGGACAAAGAACATGTGAAAGACTGGCTGATCTTTAAACTTCGGGTACCACATAAAATTGCACAGAAGCTCTATGACCAAGAGTTGTCAGGAGCTTGCTTGCTCTGCTATGAAAAACAAGACTTGTTGGAACTGGGTGTTCCACTAGCACCAGCAATACAAATCATACGACATGTTGAGAAGTTCAGAAGGCATACAGAGACTTCTGAACCAAATGTGAGAATATCAAGGAGTTATTATGAACCAAAAGAAGGTGAAGGGTGGAAAAGTACAGAGATGCAGTTTGTGTCAGGAAATGTGGATGAATCTTTAGAAACTGAAACAGTGTCATCTGATTCAGGAATTCAAAGTCAAAGCTCCACATTGCAAATATTGCAGGAAGTAAGGACCAAAATTTGGTCTGTAATAGATCAGAAGACATCAAGTGGCTCACACTTCCATACCGAAATAACTGACAATGCAACATTTCTACAATTAAAGAGACCAATGTGCCAGATCCGGCCCTTTGACAGAAGCAACCCTTCCGTTTTCTACATAGAAAATGACattcttcctcctgcagctggtcCAAGTAATCTTTTGGAACCTGTCCATGAGTACCAGCTACTGCCTAGTGCAAATGAAGCCAGTGAAAAAGAGATCCTATATGAATTCACAAAAGAAGTATGTTGCTTTGCTGCCAGCTGCATGAATTCACGAACCAATGGCACTATTCATTTTGGAGTGAGGAACCAGCCAGGACAGGGACATGGTGAGGTAGTTGGGCACAAAATTACCTCTTTCAGTAGATATGGTGAGGCATTTGAGTCATGTCTGGGTGAATATTTTGAAGAAAAGCACATAAATGCTGCCAGAATGTGCATCAGGCCTCCTAGTTATATACAAGTTCACCACCAAGATGGAACCACTTCTGACAAATGGGTGATTGAAGTTGATGTTATTCCAAGTTATTTAGAGATGCAAGAGAATATAATCTATACTTTACTGAGTATTAGATCAGcagaagaaaagcaacaaagcaaaactgaaTGTCTCTTTGTCCGGGAGGGTGCGAGGTCAATAAATATTTTAGCGGATACTAATCCTCGGGTAGTCCAAGAGAAGATCAAAAGTTTAAATGATAAAGTCAAGCTCTGGGCCTCAGCACGAAAGAGGGCCGaggaaaaggatgaaaaatatcCCTCCCTAGGCAACCAGGGCCAAAGGCTCAAACAGCTGATAACTCGTGGAAAAGATGCATTTGAGAATTCCCTTCAAGTCATTGTAGTTACGGACAAATGCCACTCAAGCCAACTGGAGCACTTGGATTTTCTGAGAGAGATGAAGTTGTTTGCAGTACTTGACTTTGACCCAGAGTCTGATGTGAATGGAACATGCAGCTTTTACAAAACAGTACACATAGCTAATCTGCACTACCCATGCATGTACACCACTCAAGACAGTATAACTGCAGTCATGCAAAAGCTGAACTtgttcaaacaaacaagttgGGTTTTCTGCAATGGGAGAGTGAATGaagacagtgagacagacaaACCACTAGGACCTAGTGAATGGCTTAAAAAACGCTCTGGTGAGATCAACAACATGATTTCATTGCTTTGCAACCCAGATTTGCTTTCCAAAGACAGACTCTTGGTGATATTCCTTCTTCACTCAGAAGTAACAGACATCTCAAGCCCCATTTTGGAGACTTTCTGCGCAATCTATCGCACACTGGAAGGGGTCGACAATATGGTTTGCATATGCAAAGACTGCACCGTATTTGGAAAATGGAGGCAGCTGATAGAGTGTCGATGTAAGGAGGACATCACCAGTAAATGCATCTATGAGCTGAATCTGAATGAAATATCGAGCACCATTAAAAAGCTTAAAGAGCCTCAAACGCAGTCTTCCAGGAGGTTCTTGCCATCCACAGGCTCAAGCTCCATTCTGCTGGAAACAAAGGATGAAGAGTTGATGACTGTTTTGGACAtcttgtgtgaaaatgaatgtgagAACACAGAAATTGAAACAAAGGATTCCTTTCAGGAGTtcaagaagaaaacagaagcaggTTTTTACAGGGGGGGACAAGTTTCATGGTGGAACTTTTACCTTTCTGAGATGAAAGGCAGCCTGCCATTCATCAAACGAGACAAGTACAACGAGCTATATGACCTGATAACTCCTACTGAAAGCTACAATACTCCATGTGTTATCATTAATCTATTTCATCACCCTGGATGTGGGGGGACAACTCTGGCAATGCATGTGCTTTGGAACCTGAGAAGCAAATTCAGATGTGCtgttgttaaaaacaacatggcaACAAATAGTGAGATTGCAACTCAAGTCAAAAGCCTGCTGACATATGGCAAACAAGAGCAATCGGCCTTTATACCTGTTCTCCTTTTGGTGGACAACTGGGATGATGTAGAGGACCTAAAGCAGTGCATCCTTAATGCTGCCAGTGATAGGAAGCGACATCTCATGGCAATCATACTCAACTGTGAGAGAACCAGTTTCCCTGATGAGAGCACTAGAAATAGCTGCATTGCAAATGTGTCCATCACCAACAAGTTGTCAAAAAGAgaacagagtttgttttctgaaaaattTGAGCAACTCAAGAATAACCATGAAAAGCCAGAAACCTTCTATGCCTTCATGATCATGACAAAAAATTTCAGTGAGGACTACATCTCAAATATTGTGAGCAACATTGTCAAAGATCTTGATGCAACTTCCCAAAAGGGTAGGCTTTTCTCCTTCCTAGCTTTGCTGAACACCTATGTCAATGGATCCTATATGTCACTTTCTCTGTGTGAAGAGTTAGTTGGGATAAGGAATGCTCTGCGGAAGCAAGAAACTCTTGCCGATGAGATGAATCCCTATTCAACATTGATGATCACTTTCACTGTTGAAGAGCATGGTACCTATCAAACAGTACGATTCTTACACCAAATGATTGCTAGTAAGTGTCTTGAAGTTCTTACCCAGAAACACAACCTTTCTCGGGCAGAGATAACTGCAAACATTTTGCACTGTGACAGACTCTACAAATCATGCATGGGAAAGGATTTCCTGGTCCAAAACATTCTTAGCATGCTCATCACACGTCACCGAAAACAACAAGGGGATGACAAAGACACATTGTTTTCTCCACTGATTGAAGCCATACATGAAGAGGAAGGACCTGACAAAATCAAAGAAGTCTTAGAAATGGCCACATTGAGGTTTGACAAAAGTGCAACACTGCCACAAGCATTGGCCAGATATTACTGcttgaaagagaaagaattcGACTCTGCCCTCAAATGGGCTTTGGATGCACGGGAGAAAATGTCTAATTCTTACATTGCAGATACAGTCGGGCAAGTGTACAAGAGCCACCTCAAAAAGGAAATTGAAGATTCTGAGGACATCACTCCAGAAACACTTGAGAAATGCATACAATTAGCGTCCAGAGCTGTAACTGCATTCCGGGATTCACAGGAGCTTGCCAGAAAGGATGATCCATTAGATGTATTTGATATACACcacaaaaaaaggcagaagTCCTACAACACATCAGGCTATGTTGGTGAGACAGAAGTCATGATGAGCCTCATTGATGTCATTACAAAGCTACCTGttttcagagacagacacaagagGGACAAAATGCTGCAATTCCTCAAAGGTGGACCAGTGAGCAGTTTAAATGATTCAAGCAACTCATTCATTAACCAGTTTGttgctgtcatggcagacaatGAGCGATTTTTGGTCTCTTTGAAGCCAAGGCTTAAGAAAATCTTCAACTTCTTTGAGAACTACTTCACATACCTAAAACCTAGGTCACAAGAAAGGGAGACAGTTGATGAGAGAAACAAACGAAAGATTTCTGAGTACTTCAAAAAATACATAGAAATCTTTAGGatttcagaggaagaaaaagcatCTGAAAAAGCCAGCAACCCCAAACTCAGTCTCCATCAGGAGTTAATGGACCAGAAGTGCTATCTGGAAATGAAACGAGCAGACTCGTTTGCCGGACTTCTGCAGTGCTTGTATGACAAAGCCCCGGGTGAAATGGAGCACATTCTCCAAAAATGGCAATTTATATCTGACAACTCACCCCGTCGATGCGTGTCAGATACAGTCAGCTTCATCTTGGCAAACATTGTTCTTCACAGCCTCAAGCCCTCCTGCAAACTCCTGAAAAAATATGAGGAGCTGGTCCGTCTTCTCAATGAGGCACTGCAAGAAGAGGGCACTCATTCAAATTTGACAGAGCTGTATTACCTCTCCATGTTGCTTTTGTGGCCTGCTCAGGACCAAAGGCTTGAAAGGTCGGCAACATACAAAAATATCAGCATGTATGTCACATCAGCCAAAAAATCTTTTCATCGACGCTTCTCTCACATGTTTCCAGCACGGGCTCCAGTTGCTCATTTCTTACTTGGGCAATCAAGTGGACTCAGCCGAGTAGTTTCCAAGATGAAGCTTGATCAAATCCTGATCAATGTTTCAGGGCAGCAAGCCTCTTTCAGTGGCCAAAGTCAGCCACAAAATCTGCACCATCTGTGGCAGAGTGGTGCAGCCTGGAATGAGCCAGAGATCCAGAAGAAGCTGTTGAGGATTAAAGGAAAGTCTCAAAATGGTGAAATATATGTTTACTATCATGGCAACCTAAAAATCCCAGTGCGTCCGGTTTACCTGGGTGATATTCGAAGTGGATACAGCCGGGAGGACGTATCATTCTACCTTGGATTCACCATGGAAGGGCCTGTGGCCTACAACATTAAGTATGAAAATGAGTAA
- the LOC119027834 gene encoding sterile alpha motif domain-containing protein 9-like isoform X2, with translation MDAEKKKQASSSSCLSVKSDSSKEGPPDFSNEKRNVTSVTAQFSVGGPQAKMVEHEPALPSLIQDWDKEHVKDWLIFKLRVPHKIAQKLYDQELSGACLLCYEKQDLLELGVPLAPAIQIIRHVEKFRRHTETSEPNVRISRSYYEPKEGEGWKSTEMQFVSGNVDESLETETVSSDSGIQSQSSTLQILQEVRTKIWSVIDQKTSSGSHFHTEITDNATFLQLKRPMCQIRPFDRSNPSVFYIENDILPPAAGPSNLLEPVHEYQLLPSANEASEKEILYEFTKEVCCFAASCMNSRTNGTIHFGVRNQPGQGHGEVVGHKITSFSRYGEAFESCLGEYFEEKHINAARMCIRPPSYIQVHHQDGTTSDKWVIEVDVIPSYLEMQENIIYTLLSIRSAEEKQQSKTECLFVREGARSINILADTNPRVVQEKIKSLNDKVKLWASARKRAEEKDEKYPSLGNQGQRLKQLITRGKDAFENSLQVIVVTDKCHSSQLEHLDFLREMKLFAVLDFDPESDVNGTCSFYKTVHIANLHYPCMYTTQDSITAVMQKLNLFKQTSWVFCNGRVNEDSETDKPLGPSEWLKKRSGEINNMISLLCNPDLLSKDRLLVIFLLHSEVTDISSPILETFCAIYRTLEGVDNMVCICKDCTVFGKWRQLIECRCKEDITSKCIYELNLNEISSTIKKLKEPQTQSSRRFLPSTGSSSILLETKDEELMTVLDILCENECENTEIETKDSFQEFKKKTEAGFYRGGQVSWWNFYLSEMKGSLPFIKRDKYNELYDLITPTESYNTPCVIINLFHHPGCGGTTLAMHVLWNLRSKFRCAVVKNNMATNSEIATQVKSLLTYGKQEQSAFIPVLLLVDNWDDVEDLKQCILNAASDRKRHLMAIILNCERTSFPDESTRNSCIANVSITNKLSKREQSLFSEKFEQLKNNHEKPETFYAFMIMTKNFSEDYISNIVSNIVKDLDATSQKGRLFSFLALLNTYVNGSYMSLSLCEELVGIRNALRKQETLADEMNPYSTLMITFTVEEHGTYQTVRFLHQMIASKCLEVLTQKHNLSRAEITANILHCDRLYKSCMGKDFLVQNILSMLITRHRKQQGDDKDTLFSPLIEAIHEEEGPDKIKEVLEMATLRFDKSATLPQALARYYCLKEKEFDSALKWALDAREKMSNSYIADTVGQVYKSHLKKEIEDSEDITPETLEKCIQLASRAVTAFRDSQELARKDDPLDVFDIHHKKRQKSYNTSGYVGETEVMMSLIDVITKLPVFRDRHKRDKMLQFLKGGPVSSLNDSSNSFINQFVAVMADNERFLVSLKPRLKKIFNFFENYFTYLKPRSQERETVDERNKRKISEYFKKYIEIFRISEEEKASEKASNPKLSLHQELMDQKCYLEMKRADSFAGLLQCLYDKAPGEMEHILQKWQFISDNSPRRCVSDTVSFILANIVLHSLKPSCKLLKKYEELVRLLNEALQEEGTHSNLTELYYLSMLLLWPAQDQRLERSATYKNISMYVTSAKKSFHRRFSHMFPARAPVAHFLLGQSSGLSRVVSKMKLDQILINVSGQQASFSGQSQPQNLHHLWQSGAAWNEPEIQKKLLRIKGKSQNGEIYVYYHGNLKIPVRPVYLGDIRSGYSREDVSFYLGFTMEGPVAYNIKYENE, from the exons ATggatgcagagaagaagaagcaagcCAGTTCCTCAAGCTGTCTCTCTGTGAAGAGTGACAGCTCAAAAGAGGGGCCTCCAGATTTTAGCAATGAAAAAAG GAATGTAACATCAGTTACAGCACAATTCTCTGTTGGTGGACCACAGGCAAAAATG GTGGAACATGAACCTGCACTCCCATCACTGATCCAGGACTGGGACAAAGAACATGTGAAAGACTGGCTGATCTTTAAACTTCGGGTACCACATAAAATTGCACAGAAGCTCTATGACCAAGAGTTGTCAGGAGCTTGCTTGCTCTGCTATGAAAAACAAGACTTGTTGGAACTGGGTGTTCCACTAGCACCAGCAATACAAATCATACGACATGTTGAGAAGTTCAGAAGGCATACAGAGACTTCTGAACCAAATGTGAGAATATCAAGGAGTTATTATGAACCAAAAGAAGGTGAAGGGTGGAAAAGTACAGAGATGCAGTTTGTGTCAGGAAATGTGGATGAATCTTTAGAAACTGAAACAGTGTCATCTGATTCAGGAATTCAAAGTCAAAGCTCCACATTGCAAATATTGCAGGAAGTAAGGACCAAAATTTGGTCTGTAATAGATCAGAAGACATCAAGTGGCTCACACTTCCATACCGAAATAACTGACAATGCAACATTTCTACAATTAAAGAGACCAATGTGCCAGATCCGGCCCTTTGACAGAAGCAACCCTTCCGTTTTCTACATAGAAAATGACattcttcctcctgcagctggtcCAAGTAATCTTTTGGAACCTGTCCATGAGTACCAGCTACTGCCTAGTGCAAATGAAGCCAGTGAAAAAGAGATCCTATATGAATTCACAAAAGAAGTATGTTGCTTTGCTGCCAGCTGCATGAATTCACGAACCAATGGCACTATTCATTTTGGAGTGAGGAACCAGCCAGGACAGGGACATGGTGAGGTAGTTGGGCACAAAATTACCTCTTTCAGTAGATATGGTGAGGCATTTGAGTCATGTCTGGGTGAATATTTTGAAGAAAAGCACATAAATGCTGCCAGAATGTGCATCAGGCCTCCTAGTTATATACAAGTTCACCACCAAGATGGAACCACTTCTGACAAATGGGTGATTGAAGTTGATGTTATTCCAAGTTATTTAGAGATGCAAGAGAATATAATCTATACTTTACTGAGTATTAGATCAGcagaagaaaagcaacaaagcaaaactgaaTGTCTCTTTGTCCGGGAGGGTGCGAGGTCAATAAATATTTTAGCGGATACTAATCCTCGGGTAGTCCAAGAGAAGATCAAAAGTTTAAATGATAAAGTCAAGCTCTGGGCCTCAGCACGAAAGAGGGCCGaggaaaaggatgaaaaatatcCCTCCCTAGGCAACCAGGGCCAAAGGCTCAAACAGCTGATAACTCGTGGAAAAGATGCATTTGAGAATTCCCTTCAAGTCATTGTAGTTACGGACAAATGCCACTCAAGCCAACTGGAGCACTTGGATTTTCTGAGAGAGATGAAGTTGTTTGCAGTACTTGACTTTGACCCAGAGTCTGATGTGAATGGAACATGCAGCTTTTACAAAACAGTACACATAGCTAATCTGCACTACCCATGCATGTACACCACTCAAGACAGTATAACTGCAGTCATGCAAAAGCTGAACTtgttcaaacaaacaagttgGGTTTTCTGCAATGGGAGAGTGAATGaagacagtgagacagacaaACCACTAGGACCTAGTGAATGGCTTAAAAAACGCTCTGGTGAGATCAACAACATGATTTCATTGCTTTGCAACCCAGATTTGCTTTCCAAAGACAGACTCTTGGTGATATTCCTTCTTCACTCAGAAGTAACAGACATCTCAAGCCCCATTTTGGAGACTTTCTGCGCAATCTATCGCACACTGGAAGGGGTCGACAATATGGTTTGCATATGCAAAGACTGCACCGTATTTGGAAAATGGAGGCAGCTGATAGAGTGTCGATGTAAGGAGGACATCACCAGTAAATGCATCTATGAGCTGAATCTGAATGAAATATCGAGCACCATTAAAAAGCTTAAAGAGCCTCAAACGCAGTCTTCCAGGAGGTTCTTGCCATCCACAGGCTCAAGCTCCATTCTGCTGGAAACAAAGGATGAAGAGTTGATGACTGTTTTGGACAtcttgtgtgaaaatgaatgtgagAACACAGAAATTGAAACAAAGGATTCCTTTCAGGAGTtcaagaagaaaacagaagcaggTTTTTACAGGGGGGGACAAGTTTCATGGTGGAACTTTTACCTTTCTGAGATGAAAGGCAGCCTGCCATTCATCAAACGAGACAAGTACAACGAGCTATATGACCTGATAACTCCTACTGAAAGCTACAATACTCCATGTGTTATCATTAATCTATTTCATCACCCTGGATGTGGGGGGACAACTCTGGCAATGCATGTGCTTTGGAACCTGAGAAGCAAATTCAGATGTGCtgttgttaaaaacaacatggcaACAAATAGTGAGATTGCAACTCAAGTCAAAAGCCTGCTGACATATGGCAAACAAGAGCAATCGGCCTTTATACCTGTTCTCCTTTTGGTGGACAACTGGGATGATGTAGAGGACCTAAAGCAGTGCATCCTTAATGCTGCCAGTGATAGGAAGCGACATCTCATGGCAATCATACTCAACTGTGAGAGAACCAGTTTCCCTGATGAGAGCACTAGAAATAGCTGCATTGCAAATGTGTCCATCACCAACAAGTTGTCAAAAAGAgaacagagtttgttttctgaaaaattTGAGCAACTCAAGAATAACCATGAAAAGCCAGAAACCTTCTATGCCTTCATGATCATGACAAAAAATTTCAGTGAGGACTACATCTCAAATATTGTGAGCAACATTGTCAAAGATCTTGATGCAACTTCCCAAAAGGGTAGGCTTTTCTCCTTCCTAGCTTTGCTGAACACCTATGTCAATGGATCCTATATGTCACTTTCTCTGTGTGAAGAGTTAGTTGGGATAAGGAATGCTCTGCGGAAGCAAGAAACTCTTGCCGATGAGATGAATCCCTATTCAACATTGATGATCACTTTCACTGTTGAAGAGCATGGTACCTATCAAACAGTACGATTCTTACACCAAATGATTGCTAGTAAGTGTCTTGAAGTTCTTACCCAGAAACACAACCTTTCTCGGGCAGAGATAACTGCAAACATTTTGCACTGTGACAGACTCTACAAATCATGCATGGGAAAGGATTTCCTGGTCCAAAACATTCTTAGCATGCTCATCACACGTCACCGAAAACAACAAGGGGATGACAAAGACACATTGTTTTCTCCACTGATTGAAGCCATACATGAAGAGGAAGGACCTGACAAAATCAAAGAAGTCTTAGAAATGGCCACATTGAGGTTTGACAAAAGTGCAACACTGCCACAAGCATTGGCCAGATATTACTGcttgaaagagaaagaattcGACTCTGCCCTCAAATGGGCTTTGGATGCACGGGAGAAAATGTCTAATTCTTACATTGCAGATACAGTCGGGCAAGTGTACAAGAGCCACCTCAAAAAGGAAATTGAAGATTCTGAGGACATCACTCCAGAAACACTTGAGAAATGCATACAATTAGCGTCCAGAGCTGTAACTGCATTCCGGGATTCACAGGAGCTTGCCAGAAAGGATGATCCATTAGATGTATTTGATATACACcacaaaaaaaggcagaagTCCTACAACACATCAGGCTATGTTGGTGAGACAGAAGTCATGATGAGCCTCATTGATGTCATTACAAAGCTACCTGttttcagagacagacacaagagGGACAAAATGCTGCAATTCCTCAAAGGTGGACCAGTGAGCAGTTTAAATGATTCAAGCAACTCATTCATTAACCAGTTTGttgctgtcatggcagacaatGAGCGATTTTTGGTCTCTTTGAAGCCAAGGCTTAAGAAAATCTTCAACTTCTTTGAGAACTACTTCACATACCTAAAACCTAGGTCACAAGAAAGGGAGACAGTTGATGAGAGAAACAAACGAAAGATTTCTGAGTACTTCAAAAAATACATAGAAATCTTTAGGatttcagaggaagaaaaagcatCTGAAAAAGCCAGCAACCCCAAACTCAGTCTCCATCAGGAGTTAATGGACCAGAAGTGCTATCTGGAAATGAAACGAGCAGACTCGTTTGCCGGACTTCTGCAGTGCTTGTATGACAAAGCCCCGGGTGAAATGGAGCACATTCTCCAAAAATGGCAATTTATATCTGACAACTCACCCCGTCGATGCGTGTCAGATACAGTCAGCTTCATCTTGGCAAACATTGTTCTTCACAGCCTCAAGCCCTCCTGCAAACTCCTGAAAAAATATGAGGAGCTGGTCCGTCTTCTCAATGAGGCACTGCAAGAAGAGGGCACTCATTCAAATTTGACAGAGCTGTATTACCTCTCCATGTTGCTTTTGTGGCCTGCTCAGGACCAAAGGCTTGAAAGGTCGGCAACATACAAAAATATCAGCATGTATGTCACATCAGCCAAAAAATCTTTTCATCGACGCTTCTCTCACATGTTTCCAGCACGGGCTCCAGTTGCTCATTTCTTACTTGGGCAATCAAGTGGACTCAGCCGAGTAGTTTCCAAGATGAAGCTTGATCAAATCCTGATCAATGTTTCAGGGCAGCAAGCCTCTTTCAGTGGCCAAAGTCAGCCACAAAATCTGCACCATCTGTGGCAGAGTGGTGCAGCCTGGAATGAGCCAGAGATCCAGAAGAAGCTGTTGAGGATTAAAGGAAAGTCTCAAAATGGTGAAATATATGTTTACTATCATGGCAACCTAAAAATCCCAGTGCGTCCGGTTTACCTGGGTGATATTCGAAGTGGATACAGCCGGGAGGACGTATCATTCTACCTTGGATTCACCATGGAAGGGCCTGTGGCCTACAACATTAAGTATGAAAATGAGTAA